The Tessaracoccus timonensis sequence GCGTTGATCAGCCACGCCTCGCCATTCTCGATAGTGGCATACGCGTCGCCGATCGTGGCGCGCCCGTGACGCAGGGTCTTCACCTCCGTGCCCGTGAGCACCAGGCCAGCCTCGTAGGTGTCCCCGATGGCATAGTCGTGCCGCGCCTTCTTATTCTGGGCGATCATCTTCTGGCCGGTTTCTCTAGGCATTAGGCCAGTATAGATTCCCTCGTGAAGTGCCGCAGAACTCAGCCGAACCAGCGGCTCATCGGGTTCTTCACCCGACCGTTCTCCCACACCATGAGGTGCAGGTGGCAGCCGGTGGAATACCCGGTGGTGCCGACGTAGCCGATGGTCTGCCCCTTCGACACACGCTGCCCAACACGGACGGTGTACCGCGACGCGTGGTTGTACCCCGTCGTCACGTTCACGCCGCCGATCCTGCCATGATCGATCATGAGCCTGTTGCCGTAACCGCGGTTGTAGTAGCGCTCGGTGACGACACCGTCGTAGGCAGCTTTCATGGGCGTGCCGCAGGCCGCGCCGAAGTCGGTACCGTCGTGCAGCTTGTACACACCCGTCACCGGGTGCACACGCATACCAAACCGCGACGTGATACGTGCGGGCACGGGGTTCATGAACCCGCTGGAGCTGCTGCTCGACGACCGCTTCTGAGATGAACGGCTCGACTTGCGGGAGCTCGTTGCCTTCTTTGTCGAACCAGAGCTTGTCTTAGGCTTCGACGCCGACGCGCTCTTCTTCGACGCAGTGGCCTTCTCGGCAGCAGCGCGTTCCGCAGCCTGCTGCGCTGCCGCACGCTTGGCAGCGGCTTCGCGCTGACGCTTTGCTGCCTCCTCGCGGCGCTTGCGCTCCTCCTCCGCACGCTTACGGTCGCGCTCAGCGATCTGGCTATCGAGATTCTCGGCCTCCGCGATACGCGCCTGAATACGCTGCTCGACGGCTGCCGCGTCGGCTTCCATATCCTGCTGAATTGACTCCTCGCGCTCCAGCGCCGACGCCGCTTCCGAAGCAGCCGCATCGCGCTCTGCGACGAGATCCTCCACCCGTGCAGTCAGACCAGCGGCCTCGTCCTTGGCTGCCCTGCTCTCCTGCAGCTGTTCTGCCGCCGCCTGGCGCGCCTGCGCAGCCTTGCGCTCTGCCTCGTCGGCACGGGCCTGGGCCTGGTCGAGCTGCACGCGCAGCCGCTCAGCCTCATCCAACTCGAGTGCAGACACGTCGAACAGGGTGTCCCCGAACTGGGCCTGGTGATTGAGCTGGCTAGCATCCGCTTCGGTGAGCAACAGCGCCAGGTTCACCAACGGGCCCTGCTTCTGCGTTACGAGGCTCACTTCCTGATCGATACGCGTATTCAACGCGTTGTAGGCAGCCTGCGCGGCCGCGACGTCGGCCTGAGCCTTCTCCAGCGCGATCTCCGCGGCTTCAAGCTCGTCCTGACGCTGCCGATCGAGTGCTTCCGACTCGGCCACCCGCTCTTCGGCAGCGGCCAGCGCTGCACGTGCCTCGGCCAGTTCAGACTCAGCCTGCTGCAACGCATTGATGGCGCGGGTGTTCACTTCGTTCGCGTCGGACACAGCCCCCCGCTGGGTAGCGATCTGCCCGGAGAGATCAGCACGTCGACCCTCCAACTGGCTGATCTGGTGGCGAACACGATTGCGTTGGTCGTCGAGTTCATCAGCCGACGCGAGTGGCGCCATAGAGACAAACATCGCCCCCGCCGCCATGACGGCGAGGCTTGTTTTTACGATCATGCGGACGGGCTTGGGGGGAAGGACCCGCATGAGGTCTCCTTTCGTCAGACCTGCACGTATTTACGTGTAGCGAAGAGCGTAGGAATGATGGCGAGTGCGATACCCACCACAGCAATGATCAGGATTGCACTCAACAGATCGGGCCACCCAATCCAAGGTAAAGCTGTGATTAAGGTTTGCGCGTTCTGCACGACGATGAAGTAGTAGCCCACCGCCAGCGTGGCCGACGCAATGAGGATGCCGATCAACCCCGCAATCAGCGACTCCAGGAGGAACGGGAGCACGATGTAGAGGTTAGAGGCACCCACCAGGCGCATGATCCCAATCTCTCGCCTCCGAGTGAATGCCGCAATACGGATGGTGTTACTAATCTGCAGCGCCGCGGCAACCAGCAAGAAGATCGACATGACGATCGTCGCCCACTGCACCGCAGACAGGGCCTTGAACATCGGGTCGAGCACGTTGCGCAAGTCTTGCACCTGCTGCACGCCTTGCAGCCCCTTCGCCTCGCTCACTACGCCCTGGTAATTCTCGGGATTCTTCAGCTTCACACGGAAGGAATCCTGCATCTGATCCGCGGTGCGCGACGGAAGGATCGGCGAGTTCGCATAGACACGCTTGAACTCCTTAAATGCGTCTTCCTTCGACTCGTAGAACACCTGCGAGACCTCGGGGTTCGCCTTTAGCGTCTCCTCAATGGTCTGCCGTTGGGCGTCCGTTGTGCCCACCCCAGGTTCACAATTGCCGCCCGAGGAAGCCTCGATGCACAAGAACACGGAAATCTCGATCTTGTCGTACCAACGCCCCTTCACCAGGCTCACCTCCGACGAAGTGAGCAGGCCCGCACCAAACAGCGTCAGCGAGACGCCCACGGTGACGATGACTGCGATGGTCATGGCCAGGTTGCGACGCAGACCCGACCAAGTTTCGCGAAGCGTATGCCTCATGTGTGGTTCTCCTAAGCCTGGCCGTAAATACCCTTGGACTGATCGCGTACTAGCTCTCCGCTCTTGAGCTCCAGCACGCGTCGTCGCATTTGGTCGACGATGGATGCGTCGTGGGTGGCCATGATGACCGTGGTTTCCGTGCGGTTAATGCGATCGAGCAACTTCATGATGCCGACGCTCGTCTCCGGGTCAAGGTTGCCGGTGGGCTCGTCGGCGATGAGAATCTTCGGGCGGTTCACGAAGGCTCGCGCGATGGCGACGCGCTGCTGCTCACCGCCGGAGAGCTCCTCCCCAAGCCTGTCGCCCTTGCCCTCGAGTCCGACGAGTTCCAGCGTCTCGGGCACGATCCGGCGAATGTGCTTGCCAGATTTGCCGATCACCTGCAGCGCGAACGCAACGTTCTCGTAGACCGTCTTCCCAGGCAGCAGACGGAAGTCTTGAAACACCATCCCCATCTGGCGACGCAGCTGTGGCACCTGCCACTGGTTCATCGTCGAGAGGTTCTTGCCTGCGACGTAGAGGTTGCCCTTCGACGGCTTGTGCTCGCGAAGGATCAGACGAAGGAAGGTGGATTTTCCTGAGCCGGACTGGCCGACCAGGAACACGAACTCGCCTTTTTCGATCTCCAGGTTGATGTTCCTGAGTGCAGCAGTTTCCTGCCCAGGATAAAACTTGGTGACGTCCTCAAATTTGATCACGCAACAAACTCCGACCGCGTAGGGGAAGCTGAGAAAATCTCAGTGGGTCGAGTTGAGTCTAAGTGCCGAGCAAAATCGTCGCGACTGTGACACGCCGTCACTCGTCGGTTTCGGTGCGCTTGCGCCAGCGGATACCCGCGTCGATGAAATCGTCGATTTCACCATCGAACACAGCAGCCGGGTTGCCCTCTTCATGCTCGGTGCGGAGGTCTTTCACCATCTGGTAGGGATGCATGACGTAGGAACGCATCTGTGCACCCCACGAATTGCCGCCGTCGCCCTTCAGCGCGTTCATCTCGGCCTCGCGCTCCTGGCGCGCACGCTCCAGCAGGCGCGCTTGCAGCACTCGCAATGCAGCCGCCCGGTTCTGAATCTGCGATTTCTCGTTCTGACAGCTCACGACGATGCCGGTGGGAATGTGCGTGATGCGCACCGCCGAGTCAGTGGTGTTGACCGACTGGCCACCCGGCCCCGACGAGCGGAACACGTCGATACGAATGTCTTGTTCGGGAATGTCGATGTGGTCGGTGTCTTCCGTGACAGGAAGTACCTCGACGCCAGCGAACGACGTCTGACGTCGCCCCTGGTTGTCGAACGGCGAGATGCGCACGAGTCGGTGCGTGCCTTGCTCGACCGACAGCGTGCCGTAGGCGAACGGCGCCTTGACAGCGAACGTCGCCGACTTCAGGCCGGCCTCTTCCGCATACGACGTGTCGTACACCTCGACGGTGTATCCGTGGCGATCTGCCCAGCGCGTGTACATGCGCATCAACATCTCCGCGAAGTCAGCGGCATCGACACCGCCCGCCTCGGAACGGATGGTGACCAGCGCGTCGCGGGGGTCGTACTCACCAGAGAGCAGCGTGCGTACCTCGAGCGCCTCGATTTCCTTGCTGAGGCGCCGCAACTCGGCGTCGACTTCGTGCTCGGTGTCCTCGTCGGCTTCCTCTTCGGCAAGCTCGAGCATAACGGTGGCATCTTCTAACCGGCTACGCAGGCCTTCGAGGCGCTCCAGCTCGGAGTTCTTCTGCGACAGCGCCGACGTGACACGCTGCGCGTTGTCCTGGTCGTCCCACAGGTCAGGGGCTGCTGCCTGCTCTTGGAGCGTCGCGATCTCGTCCTTCAACTTCGGAATATCGGCGACCGTCTCGATCGACTGCAGCGAGTGATCGAGCTCCTGAATACGCATTTCGAGATCTTGGTGAGCCACAATCGATGATTCTAGCCGCGCTTCCGAAGACTCGCAGTCAGCTTGGCCGTGGAGGGGCGTCCGCTCGTCTAGCCTGGAGTGCATGGTTGGACAATTCAATGACGACCTCAGGCTCGCGCACATGATGGCTGACAACGCCGACTCCATTACGATGAGCCGGTTCAAGGCCACGGATCTGAAGTTTCGTAACAAACCCGACGACACGCCCGTGACGGACGCGGATACCGCCGTCGAGGAGTCCATCCGCATCACGCTGTCTCGCAGCCGCCCGCGCGACGGCATCGTCGGTGAAGAACTGGGCTCGACGGGTGAACGCGATCGCCGTTGGATCGTCGACCCCATCGATGGCACCAAGAATTTCCTCCGCGGCGTCCCCGTGTGGGCCACGCTGATCGCGCTCGAGCACGCCGGCGAGATCGTCGCTGGAGTCGTCTCCGCTCCCGCACTCGGGCGGCGGTGGTGGGCGTCGCTCGACGGCGGCGCGTACACCGGTCGCAATATTCTCAACGCGACGCAGCTCCACGTGTCCCACGTCGAAGACGTCACCGACGCGTCGCTGTCGTACTCATCCCTCAACGGCTGGGTCGAATCGCACTGCGGGCAGGGCTTCGTCAACCTCATGCGCGACGCCTGGCGCACCCGCGCCTACGGCGACTTCTGGAGCTACATGCTGGTGGCCGAGGGTGCCGTCGACATCGCGAGCGAGCCGGAGCTCGAACTGCACGACATGGCGGCACTCGACATCATCGTTCGCGAAGCTGGCGGCAGGTTCACCAATCTCGACGGCGCGGACGGCGTCGCAGGGCCCGGAGCGCTGGCGACGAACGGGCGCCTGCATGACACCGTGTTGGGCTACCTCAACAACTGACGCGTTTTACGGCAGGACGCGTACTTTGATGGTGCCGTCGATGCTCGCGAGCTGCTCGATCATGCCCTCCTCCGGCGCGCCTTCCACATCAGTGACCGCGTAGCCGATGTCGTCCTTCGTCGCGAGCGACTGCGCACCGATGTTCAAGTCGCTATTCGCAAGAATGCGGTTGAACGCCGCCATCACGCCCGGCACATTGTGGTGCAGGTGAAGGATGCGACGGTATTTCAGCGGCGTGGTAGCGACCTCGGGCATGTTGACCGACATCGACGT is a genomic window containing:
- a CDS encoding M23 family metallopeptidase, encoding MRVLPPKPVRMIVKTSLAVMAAGAMFVSMAPLASADELDDQRNRVRHQISQLEGRRADLSGQIATQRGAVSDANEVNTRAINALQQAESELAEARAALAAAEERVAESEALDRQRQDELEAAEIALEKAQADVAAAQAAYNALNTRIDQEVSLVTQKQGPLVNLALLLTEADASQLNHQAQFGDTLFDVSALELDEAERLRVQLDQAQARADEAERKAAQARQAAAEQLQESRAAKDEAAGLTARVEDLVAERDAAASEAASALEREESIQQDMEADAAAVEQRIQARIAEAENLDSQIAERDRKRAEEERKRREEAAKRQREAAAKRAAAQQAAERAAAEKATASKKSASASKPKTSSGSTKKATSSRKSSRSSQKRSSSSSSSGFMNPVPARITSRFGMRVHPVTGVYKLHDGTDFGAACGTPMKAAYDGVVTERYYNRGYGNRLMIDHGRIGGVNVTTGYNHASRYTVRVGQRVSKGQTIGYVGTTGYSTGCHLHLMVWENGRVKNPMSRWFG
- the ftsX gene encoding permease-like cell division protein FtsX codes for the protein MRHTLRETWSGLRRNLAMTIAVIVTVGVSLTLFGAGLLTSSEVSLVKGRWYDKIEISVFLCIEASSGGNCEPGVGTTDAQRQTIEETLKANPEVSQVFYESKEDAFKEFKRVYANSPILPSRTADQMQDSFRVKLKNPENYQGVVSEAKGLQGVQQVQDLRNVLDPMFKALSAVQWATIVMSIFLLVAAALQISNTIRIAAFTRRREIGIMRLVGASNLYIVLPFLLESLIAGLIGILIASATLAVGYYFIVVQNAQTLITALPWIGWPDLLSAILIIAVVGIALAIIPTLFATRKYVQV
- the ftsE gene encoding cell division ATP-binding protein FtsE, producing the protein MIKFEDVTKFYPGQETAALRNINLEIEKGEFVFLVGQSGSGKSTFLRLILREHKPSKGNLYVAGKNLSTMNQWQVPQLRRQMGMVFQDFRLLPGKTVYENVAFALQVIGKSGKHIRRIVPETLELVGLEGKGDRLGEELSGGEQQRVAIARAFVNRPKILIADEPTGNLDPETSVGIMKLLDRINRTETTVIMATHDASIVDQMRRRVLELKSGELVRDQSKGIYGQA
- the prfB gene encoding peptide chain release factor 2, with translation MRIQELDHSLQSIETVADIPKLKDEIATLQEQAAAPDLWDDQDNAQRVTSALSQKNSELERLEGLRSRLEDATVMLELAEEEADEDTEHEVDAELRRLSKEIEALEVRTLLSGEYDPRDALVTIRSEAGGVDAADFAEMLMRMYTRWADRHGYTVEVYDTSYAEEAGLKSATFAVKAPFAYGTLSVEQGTHRLVRISPFDNQGRRQTSFAGVEVLPVTEDTDHIDIPEQDIRIDVFRSSGPGGQSVNTTDSAVRITHIPTGIVVSCQNEKSQIQNRAAALRVLQARLLERARQEREAEMNALKGDGGNSWGAQMRSYVMHPYQMVKDLRTEHEEGNPAAVFDGEIDDFIDAGIRWRKRTETDE
- the hisN gene encoding histidinol-phosphatase; this translates as MVGQFNDDLRLAHMMADNADSITMSRFKATDLKFRNKPDDTPVTDADTAVEESIRITLSRSRPRDGIVGEELGSTGERDRRWIVDPIDGTKNFLRGVPVWATLIALEHAGEIVAGVVSAPALGRRWWASLDGGAYTGRNILNATQLHVSHVEDVTDASLSYSSLNGWVESHCGQGFVNLMRDAWRTRAYGDFWSYMLVAEGAVDIASEPELELHDMAALDIIVREAGGRFTNLDGADGVAGPGALATNGRLHDTVLGYLNN